The following proteins are co-located in the Pedobacter sp. FW305-3-2-15-E-R2A2 genome:
- the rlmH gene encoding 23S rRNA (pseudouridine(1915)-N(3))-methyltransferase RlmH, with amino-acid sequence MKITLLVVGKTEDKYLIEGIDKYLKRLKHYIGFNLVVIPDVKNTKNLTEAQQKTKEAELILKQVSNLDTVILMDEKGKKYTSVLFSNYLNKQMIGSVQHLVFIIGGPYGFDETVYQRANGSMSLSDMTFSHQMVRLFFVEQLYRAFSILKGEPYHHE; translated from the coding sequence ATGAAAATTACATTACTGGTTGTTGGAAAAACCGAAGATAAATACCTGATCGAAGGGATTGATAAATATTTAAAGCGGCTAAAGCACTATATCGGGTTTAACCTGGTGGTAATTCCAGATGTCAAGAATACTAAAAACCTGACGGAAGCCCAGCAGAAAACAAAGGAAGCGGAGCTGATTTTAAAGCAGGTCAGTAATTTGGATACGGTCATCCTTATGGATGAGAAAGGAAAGAAATACACTTCTGTCTTATTCTCCAATTACCTGAATAAACAAATGATCGGCAGTGTGCAGCACCTTGTCTTTATCATTGGTGGTCCTTATGGTTTTGATGAAACAGTATACCAAAGGGCAAATGGGAGCATGTCTTTGTCTGACATGACCTTTTCTCACCAAATGGTGCGTTTATTCTTTGTGGAGCAACTTTACCGGGCATTCAGTATTTTAAAAGGCGAACCTTATCACCACGAATAA